CAGCACCGCGATCATTGCTACCACGAGCACGCTCACGAATGACGCATTGCGCACGAGGGGCAGGATGGTCTTGGCACGCAGGCTGGGCTGCGCGGCGCGGCCGTGCGTGGGGGAAAGCGTCTGGGTGATGGCCGTGTCGATCAGCAGCCAGGCCAGCCATGCCAGCAGCACCACGCCGACCACGCCGAGCAGCGACTCGGTGATGTGACGGCCGGCGGCGGTCGATTGGGCAATTCGTATCAGCGAGGTCTGCCAGATACGCGCGTTGAGTTCCAGGAATGTGATCCAGATCACCACGCGGATCAGCGCCGCGCCAAAGCGGCCAAAGCGCTGCACGTACGCGGAGCGCCGCCGATCGCGCAGGCGCGGGGCGCGCACCGTTGCCTTGGGCGATCGGCCCACCACGAGCGTCAACAGCGTGGCGGTCACGAACAATGCCACCGTGATGACCGCGCGCCGCAGGAACTCGTCGGCATGGCCGGTGGCCATGATCGTGCCGATGACCGATGCCGCGACTACGGCGAGCACGGGCAGATACCACGCATCACCCGCCAGGCGCAGCAGATCCATCATCGCGGGGTATTCCTGCCGAATCGCAAACGGTCGGAACGAGATCAACTGGCCGATGGCGCGGCGGAATCGCACGGCAAACACGCCAATCAGGATCGCCGCGAGGATATTGGACAGCGTGCTGATCAACGCCGTCAGGTTGAGGCCAAGCGCGGCGATCACGCGCGGATCGCTGTTGACCTCTCCCAGCGCGGCCAGTGAGCCGGTGATGAACAGCAGGATCGGGGAATGGGTAATCAGGTCACGCACGGCGTGTGCGCGATGCGCGGACTGGAACAGCGTGAAGATGACCTGGCAGACCGCCGACATCACGGCGCCGGCCAGGATCGCGTAGGCCACCAGAACGGCGCCCACACTGGCCGGCGTGCGACCGAACACTTGATAGGCGAGCAGTACCGTCAGGCCGAATGCGACGATCCACGGTCCAATGCCACGCACGAAGTACAGGCTGACATCGATCCACGAAGGTATTTTCGGGAGTTGGTGGTCTCTGGGCCGCCGCAACCGATTCTGGCGCAATCGCCGAGCCAGTTCCCGCAACAGCCAGCCGGTAATGGCCCACCCGGCAAACACGGTGCCGAATTCGGTCCAGGAGACGATGGCTTTGCGGGTGTTCTTGATCGTCAGGGCATCGTGCAGTTCTTCGCGGGCGAACTCCATCCGCCACTTCCAGTAATGCATTGCGCCGCTATTTTTGTGCGGCGCGTTGTCCATTTCCTGGATGGCCTGCGCAACGGCGCCAATCAGGCCCGGGGAGGGTGCGCTGGCGCCAGCGGCCGATGCCGCCCCTGCCGCGCCCGCCGCCGATGCGTCGAGGCCAGTACGCACCGCCTGCAGTTGCTTCACCAAAGCCTGTCGTTCGCCCTCGTTCTGCAAGGTATTGATGACCTGATCGAGCGATTGCGCCAGAGGCGCGCTGGCGGGGGGTGCCGAAGCGGGTTGGGCGTTGGCCTTCTGGGTCATCGCGGCGAGCGACAGTCCGGCGCTCTGCGCGGCGCCGGCCAGGAACATCGCCATCAGGATGCCGACAAGCCAGGTGAAAACTGGAACGCGTAGTCGTGAACGCTGCATGGACGGTTGGGATGTGGCAGGGGGATTGCCGCGATAGGAGCACCTGTATGCGCGTCACTGTAGCGCATCGGCACGCGATGCACGTGTGCGAGTGGGGTGTCGGGCGCATCGCGTGGCGCCCGCTTTTTATTCAAAATATTTGATCAATTTGTCCGGAAATTGGCTGCATCCGTCTTGGCGTCGAATTCTATAGTTCTGCACATGGACGGCGCGACAAACAAGAAAGCGAGCGTTCAGCAGGATTCAAAACAGCTAAACAAATTCACATATTTGGAGAGAATCATGACCCGGACCATCGCCCTCAAGCTCGCTTCCTCCCTCGTGCTTTCGCTTGCAGCCCTTGGCGCGGCCCAGGCAGGCACGGTACCTGCCGACAAGTATGGCTATGAATTCCGCACCGGCGAGTCCGCGGGGACCCGGGTGCCGGCAGACAAGTATGGCTACGAATTCCGCACGCACGACACGTTCACCGATGGCGCCCGCGCTGGGAAGTTCGACGCATTCACCGATGGCGCCCGCAAGGTGGCAGGGCTGGACAAGGCCGGTGTGTCGGCAGAGCCGGCCCGGTCATTCGACCCGTACCTGGACGGCGCCCGCGCATGACCGGTGTCACGCGTTCCGAACAAGGCGTTACGTAACCCGTAACGCCTTTTTCGTTGGAACAGCGGCCAGACGGGGATCACGGGAGGGGCATCGACCGCCCGACTGAAGTAGGGTGGCGAAACCCGGAACGTCCATTTCGCGCGGCATCCAGGCGGGGCGATTGAAACGCGGGTTCGCATCTACCCGGTCGGGCCGGAGATTGGCACGTGGTTTGCAGAAAGGAGAGCGCAGACGCGCTTCAAACACAGCGTCCCGACGTCAAACAGGAGATCGCCATGTTCCAGAACACCTTTGCTCAAGCCGATGCCGTGATCGTGCACGATGCCGCCATTGCCGCGGCCATCGACGCTGCCATGCTGCGCCGCCGTGACGAGTACGCGGGCCAGCCGATGGCATGGAAGGTGTTCTGCGAAGCGTCGCATGTCGCCACGCTCTGCGAGCCGCTTCGCATGGCGTTCATCAACCGCGTGGCCAGCGAGCGCGGCGCCGACATCGCCCTGCGCCTGAAGACCAAGGCCGAGGCGATCCGCGCGGCGGCAATTGCAGAGCTGGTCTGAACATCGTTACCATGACCGCTCCATCCTTCGGAGCCGTTCATGCCGCCCTTCGATACGCTGCTGCCGTTTCTCGGCATCGCAGTCCTGCTCAGCCTCGCGCCGGGACCTGACAATATTTTCGTGTTGTTGCTGTCAGCGATGCATGGCACGCGCGCCGGCCTGACCGTGGTGTTGGGACTTTGCACGGGACTGCTGGTTCACACGGCGGTGGTGGCCGTGGGCCTGGCTGCGTTGCTGGCGGCATCGACGGTGGCGTTCACCGTGTTGAAGATCGCTGGCGCGCTGTATCTCGTCTATCTGGCGTGGCAGGCGTTCCGCGCTCCCGTGGGCGAGCTGTCGTCTTCCCAGATGCAGGTGAAGACCGGCAAGCACATGTACCTGCGCGGGGTGATCATGAACCTGACCAACCCCAAGGTCGTGATCTTCTTCCTGGCATTCCTGCCGCAGTTCGTCAGCCCGGATCGGGGCCCGGTGGCCCCTCAGATCATGGTGCTTGGCTTCGTGTTCATCCTTGCCACGCTGCTGGTATTCGGCTCGATCGCCTGGTTTTCGGGCGCGTTCGGCCGCGTGCTGATGCGCTCCGCGCGGATGCAACGCGCGGTGAACTGGTTCGCCGGAAGTGTGTTCCTGGCGCTCGCCGGCAGGCTGGCGCTGTCTCAGCGGTAAGGGATCGGCCCCGTGCGGGGCCGGTGTTCACGCGAAGGTGATCGCGGGACGCCGCTCCGGCAGTTCCAGGTGCGGCACGTTGTTGAAGCTCAGCAGGCGCTGCGTGCCACGTCCGACGATCAACTCGCAGAAGCCGGTGTTGCGGAACTGCAGGTTCAGTTCGATGGCGGTTTGCGTCGGCGCGCCGAGCAGGTCGGCCACCGCACGGCCAATGGCGCCGCCCGAGCTGACCACCAGCAATGCGTCCTCCCGCGAGGCGCCTTCCGTCGCATGGGCGAGAGCGGCCTGCATTCGCTGTCCAAACTCGCCCCAGGTTTCCGGCATGCCGGTCAGCTGATCTTGCGTCCAGGCCGCGAATGCGGCGCGGAAGGTGCGCCAGTAATCCTGGTAGTCCCCATTCTGATGGGCGCGATGATCCGCGCCCTTGGTGAAGCTGCGGTACAGCGACTCGCCGTCGTATTCATTCAGGCCTGGGTGCGATGCCACAGGCAAGTCACTGATGCCCATGCCGGCCAGGATCTCGCTGGCCGTGTCCTGCTGGCGCACGAGTGTGCCAGCCACCACGCGGCGAAACTGCACACCGCGGTCGCGAAAATACTCGCCCAGCCAGCGTGACTGCTGGCGGCCCGTATCGGACAGGCAGTCGTAGTTGGCGGCCCCGAACGAGGCTTGTCCGTGGCGGACCAGAAATAGCGTTGCCATGAAGTGCGGGCGGCGACGCGCCCGAAAGAGTCTGCGTTGCAGCGATTCTAGATGGGGCCGGCTGGCGAGCCTAGCAAGCCTCGCCGAAATTCATGTCGGCCATCTTTTTGCTGCATTTCGCCAGATTTCGCTGCGCTGCCGGCACGGGGCCGGCAGTCAGGTCCGACCCGATCCGGTCAGGTCAGGTCAGTCGAGCGTCACACCAGTATCCGCCGTCAGTTTGAGCACCACTGGCAGATAGGCCTTGTACGCGCGCTCGGCTTCAGCCGGCGTGTTGCCGATCGGTTCCGCGCCCAATTCGTCGATCTTCGCGCTCAGTTCTGGTGACTTCACCAGCGCGCTGACCTCGCGGCCCAGCCGTTCGATGATCGCATCCGGTGTCTTTGCCGGCGCCAGCAGCGTGGTCGGGCCAACGATCTTGTAGGCGGCATCGCTGTAGCCGGCCTCCGTGAACGTCGGCACATCCGGCAATGCCTTCGCGCGGGTGGTGCCCGCCACGGCCAGCGGTCGGAGCTTGCCGACCGCAATGTACTGGCGCAGCGTGGTCACGGATCCGATCGTCAGGTTGACCTGTCCGGCGAGCAAGTCGGTCACCATCGGCCCTTCGCCGCGATAGGGAACGTGCAGGATATCGACCCCGTAGGTCTTGTCCATGTACGCCTGGATCGTGTGCGGTTGCGTGCCCGGACCCCAGGAGCCCATGCGCAGCTTGCCCGGTTCCTTCTTCGCGTAGGCAATCAGCTCGGTCACGGTCTTCACCGGCACGGCCGAATTGACGGTCAGCACCGTGCGGGCCATGGCCACGTCGGAGATGGGCCGCAGTTCGGTACGGGGGTCGTACGGGAGCTTCTTGTACAGCGCGATATTGGCCGTGATCGGACCCGGAATCGTCATCAGCAGTGTGTAGCCGTCAGCCGGCGACTTGGCGACGAAGTCCGTGCCGATGATGCCGCCCGCGCCACCCCGGTTTTCGACCACCACCGGCTGCCCAAGGCGCTTGCCAAGGCCTTCGGCCAATTGCCGGGCCACTGTGTCAGTCAATCCGCCGGCCGGATACGGCACGACCATCCGGATCGGCTTGGACGGATAGCTCCCCTGCGCGAACGTAGCCAGCGGCAGCAGTGCCACAGCGGCGCATGCGGCGCGCATGACCCATCGTCGTCGTGGCGGAATGGTTTGCTTCATGGTGTGTCTCCTCGTTTTGATGCCCGGTCCCTGTCGGGACATACCGCTATGGTTGCGGCTGCTGCGGGCGGTGGATTGGGTGAAGCGAGGGAAAAACCTTTGGAGGCTGGCGTGTCAGCTTTCCAGCCCGAGATAGCAGGCGACCATGCGCGTCATCTCGCCGGACAGGCGCTCGTCGTCGAGCCGGAGCGGGCCCGGATTGTTGAGCACGGCATTGACCAGCATGCCGAACACCATCTGCATGGCGAAACGCACGCGGACTTCGTTGGCTTCGGCCGGGCCCGGCAGCCGGGGGGTAAGCAGCGCCACCAGTCGTTCGACGATTTCCTCGCCGTTCTTCTGGTGCGGCAGCCATTCCTCCGGGCGCGTGGACGAATGCTTGAGCGACGCGCGAATCACGCCGCGATTGTTGTGGCAGCCATTGACCAGGAAGCGCATGGTCTTCTCGACGATCTGCCGCGCCGGTACTTCGCCCCAGCGATGTTCGGCCATGTAGCGGGCCACCGAGGCGTCTGACTCTTCCATCACCAGCGTGCGCAGCGCGTCGAAGAACGCCATCTTGTCGCGAAAGCGCCCGTAGAACGCCCCGACGGAAACCTGGCAGGCCGCCGCGATCTGCGCGACCGATACCGCTGCGAAGTCACGTTCGGCCAGCAGCTTGCGGCCGGCGGCAAGCAAGGCCTGCTCGGTCTCGCGTGCGCGGCGCTGTCGCGGCGGTTGCAGGATCGACGTCGTGTCTACCCTTGGGAAGGGGGAAGAGGTGGATGGCGCACTCGTAATGGGGCTTTGCATGGCAGATTTCCGTATTCGAATTCGCATTCGGTTTTGAACCTTATGTGCCGCCAACGTGCACCGTCAAGATAGGGGTTACGATTTCCAATATTTGGAAATTCATTCCGCCTTTTGACATACGACGACGTCGCCGACCACACTGGACAACAGGAGACAAGATGCAAATGAACACGCCAGTCGAACAATTCATTGCCGAGCGCCGCCGCGAAGATCCTTCGTTCGGTGGGCTGTTGGCCAAGGGTTTCGCGCTGCTTCGCTGCTTCATCGACGACCCTCGCCCATTGGGCAACGGAGAACTGGCGCAGCGGCTGCAGTTGCCGCGGGCCACGGTATCGCGCATCTGCCGCACGTTGTTCGAACTCGGCTACCTCGACTGGGAACCGAAGCTGGACAAGTACTTCGTCAGCGCCCAGGTGCTGGCGCTGGGCTATCCGTACATGGCTGGACTGCAGGTCCGCCACCTGGCACGACCGCTGATGCAGGCGCTGGCCAATCAGATCGAAGGCGCGGTGTCGATGGGCGTGGCCTACCGGCTCGACGTGACTTACCTGGAATCGTGCACGCACATGGAAGGCACGCCGGCGCGGCCGGCGATTGGCGCGGTGCGGTCGGTGCTGACGAGCGCGATGGGGCGCGCGTACCTGTGCACGCTGTCGAAGACCGAATTCGAGAAACTGATGACCACGGCGCGTGCAGAGCGACCCGATGAGTACGCCGCCTGCTACGAGACCTTGTGCCACTGCATCGCCCACTATCCGAAGCGCGGATTCACGCTCAACGAGGGGGATGCGGGAGCGGATGTACATGGCGTGGGGGTGTATTCGCGCGTGGTGTACATGAACCGGCCGCTGCTGTTCAACTGCGCCATCCCCGGGATGCGCGTCAAGCGGGGCTCGATGGAGAAGCGCGTGGCGCCGCTGCTGCGCGAGATGGTGCGATCGATAGAAAACATGGCTGGCGTGGGACGCTAGGCCGCCGGTAGGCGGGACCGGACCTTCCCGCCAGGCTGAACGCGTCGCGGCACGTATCGCGCGCGTCATCAACGGAGACAACATGCAGGATCTGCAACCCTTGCTGCGCCCGCGTTCGATCGCGGTGATCGGCGCGTCGACGCAACCAGAGAAAGTCGGCGGCATGCCGATTCGCCTGTTGGGCGAACTCGGCTACGCCGGCCGCGTGTTCCCGGTGAACCCCGGGGCCGACACCGTGCAGGGCCTGCGCGCGTTTCCGACGGTCGAAGCCATTGGCGAGCCCGTGGACCTGGCGATCGTCGCCGTCCCGGCGCTGGCCGCGCCCGACGTGATGGCGCAGCTCGGCCGCGCGGGAACGCGTGCCGCGGTGGTCTTCACCTCGGGCTTTGCCGAGGTCGCGAACGGCAGCGGGTTGCAGCACGCACTGGCCACGCAGGCTAAGACGCATGGGGTGCAGCTCCTCGGGCCGAACTGCCTGGGCGCGATGAACCTCGGCGAGCGCATGTTCGCCACGTTCTCGCCGATTCCGCTGACAGGCGTGCCGCCAGTTGGCGGCGTGGGGCTTGTCAGCCAGAGCGGTGCATTCGGTGCCTACGCATTCGCGTTGGCGCGTGAGGCGGGTTTGGGTTTGAGCCACTGGGTCACCACGGGCAACGAGGCGGGTCTGCAGGTGGCCGATGTCATCGAATGGCTCGCGCATGACCCGCAGACGCAGGTGATCCTGGCCTATATCGAGGGTGCGCGCGACGGGATGCGCCTGCGCCAGGCGCTGGCGGCGGCCCGCGCGGCAGGTAAGCCGGTGGTAATCGCCAAGGTCGGTACCACGGTCGCCGGCGCCAGCGCCGCGCAATCGCATACGGCCAGCCTGGCCGGCGAGGACGCCGTGTACCAGGCCGTGTTTGACGAATACGGCGTGCATCGCGCGCATACCCTGGAAGCATTCTTCCGTCTTGGCTACACGCTGGCGCGAGGCAGGCGACCGGCACGCTGGCATTCGCCCACGGGCATGGCGGCGGACGCCGTGGCGCCGGTGGCGATCGTGACCGTTTCTGGTGGCGTTGGCATCATGATGGCCGATAGCGCCGAGTCGCAAGGGCTGCCCCGGCCACCGATGCCCGATGCCGCGGCCGCGGCGCTGCGCGAGGCTGTGCCGTTTGCCAGCACCTCGAATCCGATCGACGTGACCGGACAGGTCGTCGCGCAGCCAAAAGTGCTTGCTGACGCGCTGGCAGGTGTGGCACGCAGCGGCGCATATGGCAGTGTGGCGGCGTTTCTGGCCGGTGGCGGGAACGCGCCGAGGGTGTGGAGCTTGCTGGAGCAAACCGTTGATGATCTGGCGAGCGATCCGCAAGCCGCGCCGCTGATGATTGCCGGCGTGATCTCCGACGAAAAGCGCGCATGGCTCGAGGCGCGCGGCTGCCTGGTGTTCCGCGAGCCGGCGCACACCATCGAGGCGGTGGCCGCGCTTGCCAAGGCTGCCGCGATGACCGAATCCGCGCAATCCCCGGTCGCCCCGGCGCAGCTGCTGTCCGTGCCCGAACTGCCAGCCGACGCAAAGGCGCTGTCTGAAGCCGACGCGATGGCACTGCTGTTGCAGGCTGGCGTTCCCGTGGCACCGCACGGTCTGGCTCGCGATGCCGACGAAGCGGTACGCGTGGCGGAGTCGATCGGTTATCCGGTAGTCGTGAAGCTTTGCTCGCCCGACATCTTGCACAAGAGCGATGTGGGTGGGGTGGTGCTCAACCTGTCTGACGCCGACGCGGTGCGCGCCGCGTTCGAGCGTGTGCGTCGTGCTGCCGGCACCGCAAGGTTCGATGGCGCGCTGGTTGCACGCATGGTGCGCGGCTGGGGCGAAATCATGGTTGGCGTGCGGCGCGACCCGGTGTTCGGGCTGGTTGCGCTGGCAGGTATCGGCGGCACGGCCGTTGAGATATTCCGCCAGATGTCCTTCGGACTGGCACCCGTTTCACGTGAACGCGCGCGGGCCATGCTGACGCAGAGTCGCGCCGCCGCGTTGTGCGCCGGCCATCGGGGACATCCCCCGCTCGATCTGGATGCGGTGGCCGATGTCATCGTGAACGTGTCGCGTGCCGCGGATGCCATCGGCGATCGGCTGGACACACTGGAAATCAACCCGTTCATCGTGAGCGCGGACGGGCTGGTTGCAGCCGATGCGGTGATCACGCTGCGCTGATCGACACGAACAACAACTCATAACAACGACAGGAGACAGGTTATGCGATCGAAGCTTCGCAGGGCGCTGCTCGGCATGACGCTGGTGCTGGCGGGCGTGTGCATGACGACGGGCGCCGTCAATGCTGCGCGAGTCTATCCAGACAGGCCAATCCGGCTCGTGGTGCCATTCCCCGCGGGTGGCGGTACTGATGTGATCGGTCGGATGCTGGCGGCGAGATTGTCCAACACGCTCAAGACCACGGTCGTGGTGGACAACGTGGTGGGCGCCACGGGCACGATCGGCACGGCTCAGGTGGCACGTGCCGCACCGGATGGTTACACGCTCGTGCTCGGGATCTCCGCCACGCACGCCATTGCGCCGTCTATCTTTCCCAAGCTGCCGTACGACCCGTTGCGCGATTTCGTGCCGATCGGCCGTATCGCCATTGGCGGCAACGTGCTGGTGGCGAATCCGAGCTTCCCTGCCCATGACCTGCGCGCGCTGATCGCCATGGCGAAGCAACCTAATGCCGATCTGACCTACGGGTCCTGGGGGCAGGGTTCCGGTGGCCATCTGGCTGGTGAAAGCCTGAACGTGTCCGCTGGCATCCATCTGCGTCATATCCCGTACAAGGGCGTGGCGCCGATGCTGACCGATGTCATGGGCGGGACGCTGCCCGTGGCGATGTCGGACCTCGCGGGTACGTTGCCGCTGATCCGCAGCGGCAAGGTGCGGGCGCTGGCCGTATCTGGATCGGAGCGCTCGGTGGCATTGCCAGATGTGCCTACGTTTGCCGAGAGCGGCGTCAGGTTCCGGCTCGACAGCTGGTTCGCGTTGTTCGCGCCGTCCCGCACGCCGGCGCCGATCGTCGAACAGCTCGACCGCGCAATGCAGGAAGCCATGCAGGACAGCGGGCTGCAGGCGCAGATCGCCAGCCTGGGCATGCGCTACGCGCCGGTTTCCCGCGCGCAGTTCACCAACCAGATGCGTGAAGACACCCGCACCTGGGCAGCACTTGTGAAGTCGAGTGGCGCCGCGCTCGAATGATCCAGAACGTTCAACCGTGAGAACCCCATGAACCATCCTGCTTCCCCGATGTTCCCCGCGCCCGTCCACACCAGCCCGCAGGAGGCGATGGTTGCCGCCGCGGCGCTACCACTGGTGATTTATGGCTATCCGCTGATCGAAACGCTGCGCACCTGCCGCCTGCAGACTTCTGTCGATGCGCCCACGCGCTATGGCCGCGCCCCGATGAACATGCTGTCCGCCAGCGCACGGCAATGGACCCACGAGGACAGGGACATCGTCACACCGGCCAATGACCTGCTGTACTTCTGCGGCTGGCTGAACCTGGCAGATGGTCCGGCAACGATTCGCGTGCCCGCATTGCCGGACGCGGACCGCTACTACGTGATCGAACTGCTGGACGCGCACACGAACAACTTCGCCAACCTTGGGCCGCGCAACGTACCAAAGGAGGGCGCCGATATCGAGATCGTCGGCCCCGGCCAGCGCGGCAGCGGCGGACAGACCGTGGAGTCGCCGACATCGCTCGTCTGGATCATCGGGCGGGTCCTCGTGACCGGCGCCGATGACCTCGCGCGTGCCTATGCGTTCGAACAGGGCTTCCAGATGGTGAAGAGCGCGG
This genomic interval from Cupriavidus metallidurans CH34 contains the following:
- a CDS encoding DUF7696 family protein, producing the protein MFQNTFAQADAVIVHDAAIAAAIDAAMLRRRDEYAGQPMAWKVFCEASHVATLCEPLRMAFINRVASERGADIALRLKTKAEAIRAAAIAELV
- a CDS encoding acetate--CoA ligase family protein → MQDLQPLLRPRSIAVIGASTQPEKVGGMPIRLLGELGYAGRVFPVNPGADTVQGLRAFPTVEAIGEPVDLAIVAVPALAAPDVMAQLGRAGTRAAVVFTSGFAEVANGSGLQHALATQAKTHGVQLLGPNCLGAMNLGERMFATFSPIPLTGVPPVGGVGLVSQSGAFGAYAFALAREAGLGLSHWVTTGNEAGLQVADVIEWLAHDPQTQVILAYIEGARDGMRLRQALAAARAAGKPVVIAKVGTTVAGASAAQSHTASLAGEDAVYQAVFDEYGVHRAHTLEAFFRLGYTLARGRRPARWHSPTGMAADAVAPVAIVTVSGGVGIMMADSAESQGLPRPPMPDAAAAALREAVPFASTSNPIDVTGQVVAQPKVLADALAGVARSGAYGSVAAFLAGGGNAPRVWSLLEQTVDDLASDPQAAPLMIAGVISDEKRAWLEARGCLVFREPAHTIEAVAALAKAAAMTESAQSPVAPAQLLSVPELPADAKALSEADAMALLLQAGVPVAPHGLARDADEAVRVAESIGYPVVVKLCSPDILHKSDVGGVVLNLSDADAVRAAFERVRRAAGTARFDGALVARMVRGWGEIMVGVRRDPVFGLVALAGIGGTAVEIFRQMSFGLAPVSRERARAMLTQSRAAALCAGHRGHPPLDLDAVADVIVNVSRAADAIGDRLDTLEINPFIVSADGLVAADAVITLR
- a CDS encoding Bug family tripartite tricarboxylate transporter substrate binding protein, which produces MRSKLRRALLGMTLVLAGVCMTTGAVNAARVYPDRPIRLVVPFPAGGGTDVIGRMLAARLSNTLKTTVVVDNVVGATGTIGTAQVARAAPDGYTLVLGISATHAIAPSIFPKLPYDPLRDFVPIGRIAIGGNVLVANPSFPAHDLRALIAMAKQPNADLTYGSWGQGSGGHLAGESLNVSAGIHLRHIPYKGVAPMLTDVMGGTLPVAMSDLAGTLPLIRSGKVRALAVSGSERSVALPDVPTFAESGVRFRLDSWFALFAPSRTPAPIVEQLDRAMQEAMQDSGLQAQIASLGMRYAPVSRAQFTNQMREDTRTWAALVKSSGAALE
- a CDS encoding mechanosensitive ion channel family protein; amino-acid sequence: MQRSRLRVPVFTWLVGILMAMFLAGAAQSAGLSLAAMTQKANAQPASAPPASAPLAQSLDQVINTLQNEGERQALVKQLQAVRTGLDASAAGAAGAASAAGASAPSPGLIGAVAQAIQEMDNAPHKNSGAMHYWKWRMEFAREELHDALTIKNTRKAIVSWTEFGTVFAGWAITGWLLRELARRLRQNRLRRPRDHQLPKIPSWIDVSLYFVRGIGPWIVAFGLTVLLAYQVFGRTPASVGAVLVAYAILAGAVMSAVCQVIFTLFQSAHRAHAVRDLITHSPILLFITGSLAALGEVNSDPRVIAALGLNLTALISTLSNILAAILIGVFAVRFRRAIGQLISFRPFAIRQEYPAMMDLLRLAGDAWYLPVLAVVAASVIGTIMATGHADEFLRRAVITVALFVTATLLTLVVGRSPKATVRAPRLRDRRRSAYVQRFGRFGAALIRVVIWITFLELNARIWQTSLIRIAQSTAAGRHITESLLGVVGVVLLAWLAWLLIDTAITQTLSPTHGRAAQPSLRAKTILPLVRNASFVSVLVVAMIAVLANLGVNVTPLLAGAGVVGLAIGFGAQTLVQDLITGLFIVVEDTIAIGDSIELPDHVGVVEAMTIRTVRLRDGKGAVHTLPYSQIKAVKNLSRGYAFAVFNISIAYQSDFERALELVRETGAEVARDHRYSRNLLSGLDILGLDRFDPTGQVVLAQFKTRPLTQYEITRAFNIRLKRNFDANGIRLAVPFVTVQVDGSGTEEEIATAAAAGAGADLVTRKAGKPA
- a CDS encoding TetR/AcrR family transcriptional regulator, yielding MQSPITSAPSTSSPFPRVDTTSILQPPRQRRARETEQALLAAGRKLLAERDFAAVSVAQIAAACQVSVGAFYGRFRDKMAFFDALRTLVMEESDASVARYMAEHRWGEVPARQIVEKTMRFLVNGCHNNRGVIRASLKHSSTRPEEWLPHQKNGEEIVERLVALLTPRLPGPAEANEVRVRFAMQMVFGMLVNAVLNNPGPLRLDDERLSGEMTRMVACYLGLES
- a CDS encoding IclR family transcriptional regulator; the encoded protein is MNTPVEQFIAERRREDPSFGGLLAKGFALLRCFIDDPRPLGNGELAQRLQLPRATVSRICRTLFELGYLDWEPKLDKYFVSAQVLALGYPYMAGLQVRHLARPLMQALANQIEGAVSMGVAYRLDVTYLESCTHMEGTPARPAIGAVRSVLTSAMGRAYLCTLSKTEFEKLMTTARAERPDEYAACYETLCHCIAHYPKRGFTLNEGDAGADVHGVGVYSRVVYMNRPLLFNCAIPGMRVKRGSMEKRVAPLLREMVRSIENMAGVGR
- a CDS encoding LysE family translocator, translated to MPPFDTLLPFLGIAVLLSLAPGPDNIFVLLLSAMHGTRAGLTVVLGLCTGLLVHTAVVAVGLAALLAASTVAFTVLKIAGALYLVYLAWQAFRAPVGELSSSQMQVKTGKHMYLRGVIMNLTNPKVVIFFLAFLPQFVSPDRGPVAPQIMVLGFVFILATLLVFGSIAWFSGAFGRVLMRSARMQRAVNWFAGSVFLALAGRLALSQR
- a CDS encoding Bug family tripartite tricarboxylate transporter substrate binding protein, producing MKQTIPPRRRWVMRAACAAVALLPLATFAQGSYPSKPIRMVVPYPAGGLTDTVARQLAEGLGKRLGQPVVVENRGGAGGIIGTDFVAKSPADGYTLLMTIPGPITANIALYKKLPYDPRTELRPISDVAMARTVLTVNSAVPVKTVTELIAYAKKEPGKLRMGSWGPGTQPHTIQAYMDKTYGVDILHVPYRGEGPMVTDLLAGQVNLTIGSVTTLRQYIAVGKLRPLAVAGTTRAKALPDVPTFTEAGYSDAAYKIVGPTTLLAPAKTPDAIIERLGREVSALVKSPELSAKIDELGAEPIGNTPAEAERAYKAYLPVVLKLTADTGVTLD
- a CDS encoding histidine phosphatase family protein; the encoded protein is MATLFLVRHGQASFGAANYDCLSDTGRQQSRWLGEYFRDRGVQFRRVVAGTLVRQQDTASEILAGMGISDLPVASHPGLNEYDGESLYRSFTKGADHRAHQNGDYQDYWRTFRAAFAAWTQDQLTGMPETWGEFGQRMQAALAHATEGASREDALLVVSSGGAIGRAVADLLGAPTQTAIELNLQFRNTGFCELIVGRGTQRLLSFNNVPHLELPERRPAITFA